The genomic window CTCCGTGTCACGGTCTTCCACTCCGCCTTCAACGCCCCGGACCCCGAGCGCCGCCCCGCGGGCTACCGCTTCGTCACCGTCGGCGCCTCAGTACCGATCGCGGACCTCGTCCccaccggcagccacggcaacttcGCCGAGGCGTTGCTTCGCATCAACGAGCGTCTCGAGGCTCCTTTCGAGGACAGCCTCCGCGAGTTGCTCCTCGAGGAGGAGGGAGCGCCGGCATGCCTGGTGGTAGACTCCAACCTCCGGGGGATGCAGGTGGTTGCCCACCGTCTCGGCGTGCCGACGCTGGTGCTGCGCACGGGTGCCGCCGCCTGCCTCTTGGCTTACATGGCCTTCCCGG from Triticum aestivum cultivar Chinese Spring chromosome 3B, IWGSC CS RefSeq v2.1, whole genome shotgun sequence includes these protein-coding regions:
- the LOC123068030 gene encoding DIMBOA UDP-glucosyltransferase BX8-like, whose translation is MASSTNKAPASGGARRVLLFPLPFQGHINPMLQLAAVLHARGLRVTVFHSAFNAPDPERRPAGYRFVTVGASVPIADLVPTGSHGNFAEALLRINERLEAPFEDSLRELLLEEEGAPACLVVDSNLRGMQVVAHRLGVPTLVLRTGAAACLLAYMAFPALCDKGVLPPQGTYSPTST